A region from the Sphingomonas sp. S2-65 genome encodes:
- a CDS encoding Gfo/Idh/MocA family protein, with translation MLLAVHCGQPHYVKGYRMKEQRASLARRDWLTGAAASAGMLTLPSAAFARKIASSDRVNVAVIGAGGMGAQNMAKLTGQNIVALADVDLAHVAAAFVDDKGATRTNLLPLKAAYDRAVKFADYRRMFDARRDIDAVVIATPDHHHAVAAKMAMERGIHVYVQKPLTYTVREGRVLLDLAARNPKLVTQMGNQGHSGDDGRRVVELIRGDAIGRVREVHAWTNRPLWPQGEKRPAAVPKPASLDWDVWLGPATVDWGYHPDYGHFNWRGWVPFGIGSLGDMGAHLVDFPLWALEPGLPTRIETRHSRWGGDDNIWDGKPPADLGSYPLANITTYQFGHARHGPLTMTWYDGGFMPPTPAGMPETARMNPDGGVLYVGDRGMLMHDTYGQKPVLIGEGVEARAASVPLSLPRIQGGRDGHEMNWIRAIRGEEAISSPFSVAVPLNETMLLGMVATRADQPIEYDGVTGRITNLSEANQFLDRNYRRGWEL, from the coding sequence TTGCTGCTCGCCGTTCACTGCGGACAGCCCCACTACGTAAAAGGGTACCGCATGAAAGAACAACGAGCGAGTCTCGCCCGGCGCGATTGGCTGACAGGCGCTGCAGCCAGTGCAGGAATGCTGACCCTTCCCAGCGCCGCCTTCGCGCGAAAGATCGCGTCGAGCGACCGGGTCAATGTCGCGGTGATCGGCGCTGGCGGCATGGGCGCGCAGAACATGGCGAAGCTTACTGGCCAGAACATCGTCGCGCTAGCTGATGTCGATCTTGCCCACGTCGCTGCGGCATTCGTGGATGACAAGGGCGCCACGCGCACCAACCTTCTGCCGCTCAAGGCAGCCTATGATCGGGCCGTGAAGTTCGCCGACTATCGACGGATGTTCGACGCCCGAAGGGACATCGACGCAGTAGTGATTGCCACGCCAGACCATCATCACGCGGTGGCGGCCAAGATGGCCATGGAACGCGGCATCCACGTCTATGTGCAGAAGCCGCTAACATATACGGTTCGCGAAGGGCGCGTGCTGCTCGATCTTGCGGCGCGAAATCCAAAGCTGGTCACCCAGATGGGCAATCAGGGGCATTCGGGGGATGACGGCCGGCGCGTGGTGGAACTGATCCGCGGAGATGCGATCGGCCGCGTGCGCGAGGTTCATGCTTGGACGAACCGGCCGCTCTGGCCCCAGGGAGAAAAGCGGCCGGCTGCCGTACCAAAGCCGGCCAGCCTGGACTGGGACGTTTGGCTTGGTCCAGCGACGGTCGATTGGGGCTATCATCCCGATTATGGGCATTTCAACTGGCGCGGCTGGGTTCCGTTCGGGATCGGCTCCCTGGGCGACATGGGCGCCCACCTGGTCGACTTCCCCCTCTGGGCACTAGAGCCAGGCCTGCCGACGCGGATCGAGACGCGACACAGCCGCTGGGGTGGCGACGACAACATCTGGGATGGTAAGCCCCCGGCGGACCTAGGCAGCTATCCGCTGGCCAACATCACGACCTACCAGTTCGGCCATGCCAGGCACGGTCCGCTGACGATGACGTGGTATGATGGTGGGTTCATGCCGCCAACGCCTGCGGGCATGCCGGAGACTGCACGGATGAACCCTGATGGCGGTGTGCTCTATGTCGGGGATCGGGGCATGCTGATGCACGACACTTATGGGCAGAAGCCGGTGCTGATCGGCGAAGGCGTCGAAGCACGGGCCGCCTCCGTTCCATTGTCGCTGCCGCGGATCCAAGGCGGCCGCGATGGTCATGAGATGAACTGGATCCGTGCGATCCGAGGAGAGGAGGCGATTTCGTCGCCCTTCTCCGTTGCGGTGCCCCTGAATGAGACCATGCTGCTCGGCATGGTTGCCACGCGCGCAGACCAGCCGATTGAATATGATGGTGTCACCGGACGGATCACCAACCTATCCGAAGCCAACCAGTTTCTAGACCGAAACTATCGTCGAGGATGGGAACTATGA
- a CDS encoding LacI family DNA-binding transcriptional regulator — protein MGQATIRDVAREAEVSVASVSRALNGAENVHPDTRARVVAAADKLGYVPHAGARSLSMARAHAIGVVLPDLHGEFFSEIVRGMDKEASARGFHLLLSNMHADLDDAVHALRAMRGRVDGLVVMAPHLDAAELMRNMPRNVPAVLVNCRADHGIPALLVDNVGGVDTMVRHLLASGRRSIAHVTGPAGNLDAEERLAGFRLSMRRHARVDDPLVLPGDFTEEAGAAAARALIAGGKRIDAIFAANDMMAIGCMLALREAGVAVPAQIAVAGFDDIPVARYLELTTMRVPIAGIGALAVTRLTDQLGGLGQPAATELHAPDIVVRATTT, from the coding sequence ATGGGCCAAGCCACCATTCGTGATGTGGCACGGGAGGCGGAAGTTTCCGTCGCCTCGGTGTCACGCGCGCTGAACGGCGCGGAGAACGTCCATCCGGACACCCGCGCACGGGTAGTCGCAGCGGCCGATAAGCTTGGATATGTTCCGCATGCTGGCGCCCGCAGCCTGAGCATGGCGCGGGCACATGCCATCGGGGTCGTTCTGCCCGACCTGCACGGTGAGTTCTTTTCCGAGATCGTTCGCGGGATGGACAAGGAGGCAAGCGCACGCGGCTTTCACTTGCTCCTGTCCAACATGCATGCCGACCTCGATGACGCCGTTCACGCGCTGCGTGCCATGCGTGGGCGAGTGGACGGCTTAGTGGTGATGGCGCCGCATCTCGATGCCGCAGAGCTGATGCGCAACATGCCTCGCAACGTGCCGGCGGTGCTGGTGAATTGCCGTGCGGACCACGGTATCCCCGCGCTGCTGGTCGACAATGTCGGCGGCGTAGATACTATGGTACGTCACCTGCTGGCGAGCGGCCGGCGCTCGATCGCGCACGTGACGGGCCCAGCGGGAAATCTTGACGCAGAAGAGCGGTTGGCGGGTTTCCGGCTATCGATGCGGCGACACGCTCGAGTGGATGACCCGTTGGTTCTGCCGGGCGACTTCACGGAGGAGGCCGGCGCTGCGGCTGCACGGGCGCTGATCGCCGGCGGTAAGCGCATCGACGCCATCTTTGCTGCCAACGACATGATGGCGATCGGCTGCATGCTGGCACTGCGTGAGGCGGGCGTCGCGGTGCCAGCCCAAATTGCCGTGGCCGGCTTCGACGACATTCCGGTCGCTCGCTATCTGGAGTTGACCACGATGCGCGTGCCCATTGCCGGCATCGGGGCGCTCGCGGTTACGAGGCTTACCGACCAGCTTGGCGGCCTGGGCCAGCCCGCCGCGACCGAATTGCACGCGCCCGACATCGTGGTGCGCGCCACAACGACGTGA
- a CDS encoding TonB-dependent receptor domain-containing protein, protein MNAKGRALRAYLAAATMLSAGAVMLSAPATAQVTTSQLRGQVVNAEGRPAAGATLTARSTATNQTSRGTTQADGSYTLSGLRAGEYEVIATLDGDTANQVIRIGVAQSASLDLTLGAAAAVAPEETAGGDEVVITGSRLRETRTSEVATNVSQEQIRTLPQTDRNFLSFAALAPGVRYNDSETDKGIQSGASTASQVNVFIDGVSLKNKLREGGIAGQQNSRGNPFGQLAVQEFRVLTQNYKAEYEQAGSAIITAITKSGTNDFHGEAFGQYTDKGLTQKGYFDKRENRPEPAFERKQYGVSLGGPIIKDKLFFFAAYEGNDQNRAFNVDSTGSAAAVSEFEQFSGRRLADFEGAYVSPFRGDFYFGKLTLTPDDRQTFDLSFSRREETDIQGFGGNTSYEAAENKINRVDTYLFKWIYSGDNFTNEFNANYLDYTFNPTSLNPDLATFDYDSVIIFGGKDSTRREVQKGHTLRDDLTYTGFDGHAIKVGGRVEVTDIEFANQAYIQPRFTFRREPQNNLNFAFPAEARLGLGNGLIQGSNTQVGLYVQDDWDITSRLQLNLGVRWDYETNGFNNDYRTPANAAAALRSLPSTDYFNPEDYISDGNNRKPFGGAIAPRFGFSWDLAGNRSTVLFGGFGRYYDRNSFNNTVDELSRTINPIGVFRFSPDGAPRGGLPTIAWNNSYLSREGLLALRASSQSAGLPELFAVKNNARPPVNDQISLGVRQQVGVFQASITGSYQRGRNGYTNLFATRNNNGLGTCCNTSTVVPFGYANALIGYDGLDTRYKALFVTLDKNYTESSGWGLNIAYTLSKGEQNGGDLFSLDAVTPDDYGWRPRSGDERHRLVISGIVDLPLGFQFSTLTTLGSGQAFRVTDGTNGADSGFNSFTARYPAKNCIEGLFAFCEVNVTLAKNFEVFGGDRVQASVDVLNVFNNKNFEGFDDFFNNTINPATGAVTDPLDAAEIGRNTITLPRRIQFRLGYRF, encoded by the coding sequence ATGAACGCTAAGGGAAGAGCACTGCGCGCCTATTTGGCCGCAGCCACGATGTTGAGCGCGGGAGCCGTCATGCTGTCGGCGCCGGCAACGGCACAGGTCACCACGTCGCAGCTGCGTGGGCAGGTGGTGAACGCGGAGGGCAGGCCGGCCGCGGGCGCGACGCTCACCGCGCGAAGCACCGCCACGAACCAGACCAGCCGGGGAACCACGCAGGCGGATGGCAGCTACACGCTCTCGGGCCTTCGTGCGGGCGAATATGAAGTCATCGCCACGCTGGACGGTGACACCGCCAATCAGGTCATCCGCATAGGCGTCGCGCAGTCGGCCTCACTCGACCTGACGCTCGGTGCGGCAGCGGCGGTCGCTCCGGAAGAAACGGCCGGCGGCGACGAAGTCGTCATCACCGGATCACGCCTGCGCGAGACCCGCACCAGCGAGGTCGCCACCAACGTCAGCCAGGAACAGATCCGCACCCTGCCGCAAACAGACCGCAACTTCCTGTCGTTCGCCGCACTCGCCCCCGGCGTCCGTTACAACGACAGCGAAACTGACAAGGGCATCCAGTCTGGTGCCTCTACTGCCAGCCAGGTCAATGTTTTCATCGATGGCGTCAGCCTGAAGAACAAGCTGCGCGAGGGCGGCATCGCCGGCCAGCAGAACAGCCGCGGCAACCCCTTCGGTCAGCTGGCGGTCCAGGAATTCCGCGTCCTGACCCAGAACTACAAAGCGGAATATGAACAGGCCGGCTCGGCCATCATCACCGCCATCACCAAGTCGGGCACGAACGATTTTCACGGTGAGGCGTTCGGCCAATATACCGACAAGGGACTGACCCAGAAGGGCTATTTCGACAAGCGCGAGAACCGGCCCGAACCGGCGTTCGAGCGCAAGCAGTACGGTGTGTCGCTCGGCGGCCCGATCATCAAAGACAAGTTGTTCTTCTTCGCCGCCTATGAAGGCAATGACCAGAATCGCGCGTTCAACGTCGACAGCACTGGCTCGGCTGCCGCGGTCAGTGAGTTCGAGCAATTTTCCGGCCGACGTCTCGCCGACTTCGAGGGCGCGTACGTCAGTCCGTTCCGCGGCGACTTCTACTTCGGAAAGCTGACGCTCACTCCCGACGATCGCCAGACCTTCGACCTGTCCTTCAGCCGCCGCGAAGAAACCGACATCCAAGGCTTCGGCGGCAACACGTCCTATGAAGCTGCCGAGAACAAGATCAACCGCGTCGACACGTATCTGTTCAAATGGATCTATAGCGGGGATAATTTCACGAACGAATTCAATGCGAACTATCTGGACTATACGTTCAACCCGACGTCGCTGAACCCCGATCTCGCAACCTTCGACTACGACTCGGTCATCATCTTCGGCGGCAAGGATTCGACCCGGCGCGAGGTTCAGAAGGGCCACACGCTGCGCGACGACCTCACCTATACCGGCTTCGACGGTCACGCGATCAAGGTTGGGGGGCGCGTCGAAGTGACCGACATCGAGTTCGCCAACCAGGCGTACATCCAGCCGCGCTTTACCTTCCGCCGCGAACCGCAGAACAATCTCAACTTCGCTTTCCCTGCGGAAGCCCGTCTCGGCCTTGGCAACGGCCTGATTCAGGGTTCCAACACCCAGGTCGGCTTGTACGTGCAGGACGACTGGGACATCACCAGCCGGCTGCAGCTGAACCTCGGGGTGCGCTGGGATTACGAGACCAACGGCTTCAACAATGATTATCGCACCCCGGCCAATGCCGCGGCGGCGCTGCGCTCGCTCCCCAGCACCGACTATTTCAACCCGGAAGATTACATCTCCGACGGCAACAACCGGAAGCCCTTTGGCGGCGCCATCGCCCCGCGCTTCGGCTTCTCCTGGGACCTCGCCGGCAACCGCTCGACCGTACTCTTCGGCGGCTTCGGGCGCTATTATGACCGCAACAGCTTCAACAACACGGTCGACGAGCTGTCGCGCACGATCAACCCGATCGGCGTCTTCCGCTTCTCCCCCGACGGTGCGCCGCGCGGCGGGCTACCGACCATCGCCTGGAACAATAGCTATTTGAGCCGCGAAGGGCTGCTCGCCCTGCGCGCCAGTTCGCAAAGCGCCGGCCTGCCGGAGCTGTTCGCGGTCAAGAACAACGCGCGCCCGCCGGTGAACGACCAGATCAGCCTGGGCGTCCGCCAGCAGGTCGGTGTGTTCCAGGCGTCGATCACCGGGTCCTATCAGCGCGGCCGCAACGGTTATACCAACCTGTTCGCCACCCGGAACAACAACGGGCTGGGCACGTGCTGCAACACCTCCACGGTCGTGCCCTTCGGCTATGCAAATGCGCTGATCGGCTATGACGGGTTGGATACTCGGTACAAGGCGCTCTTCGTCACACTGGACAAGAACTATACCGAAAGCTCGGGCTGGGGCCTGAACATCGCCTATACGCTCTCCAAGGGCGAGCAGAATGGCGGCGACCTGTTCAGCCTCGACGCTGTGACGCCCGACGATTATGGCTGGCGTCCGCGCAGCGGCGACGAGCGGCACCGGCTGGTGATCTCGGGCATTGTCGACCTGCCGCTCGGCTTCCAGTTCTCGACGCTCACTACCCTGGGCAGCGGTCAGGCCTTCCGCGTCACTGATGGCACCAACGGCGCGGACTCGGGCTTCAATAGCTTCACGGCGCGCTATCCGGCGAAGAACTGCATCGAGGGGCTATTCGCCTTCTGCGAAGTCAACGTCACCCTCGCCAAGAACTTCGAAGTGTTCGGCGGCGATCGCGTCCAGGCATCGGTCGACGTTCTCAACGTGTTCAACAACAAGAACTTCGAAGGGTTTGACGACTTCTTCAACAACACCATCAACCCGGCGACGGGTGCTGTGACCGATCCGCTCGACGCGGCCGAGATCGGGCGCAACACCATCACCCTGCCCCGGCGTATCCAGTTCCGGCTGGGCTACCGCTTCTAA
- a CDS encoding glucoamylase family protein, whose protein sequence is MVAGGAVGACTPPVALPALGAPPRLIDDVAERTFRFFWETTKPANGLAPDRWPSAGFCSIAAVGFALTAYPIGVERGWISREAAAQRTLATLRFFWNAPQGPAARGVTGYKGFFYHFIDMEQGLRFGVTELSSVDTCLLLGGILFAAEFFKGTGAEEHEIRDLANKIYNRVDWRWMQARGSLVSMGWHPESGFIASDWKGYNEAMLVYVLGMGAPDPARRLGTDAWHAWTATYPQSWRGQGQGRHLAFGPHFGHQYSHTWIDFRGIRDAVMRAEGFDYFENSRRATYAQRAYAMRNPGGWKGYAADIWGLTACDGPLGGTHKVNGKARQFRTYSARGPQGLPDEFDDGTLAPTAALGSIAFAPEIVVPCAEAMHARYGRRLYEKYGFFDSFNPTLAGAGLHVEKGIVDPELGWFDDEYLGIDQGPILAMIANHQRDFVWKHMRNSPAIRDGLLRAGFSGGWLVR, encoded by the coding sequence ATGGTTGCTGGCGGGGCGGTTGGTGCCTGCACCCCCCCGGTGGCGCTACCGGCGCTCGGTGCCCCGCCCAGGCTGATCGACGATGTCGCCGAACGGACTTTTCGCTTCTTCTGGGAGACCACGAAACCGGCAAATGGACTGGCGCCTGATCGGTGGCCGAGTGCCGGCTTCTGCAGCATCGCGGCTGTGGGGTTCGCGCTTACTGCCTACCCAATCGGAGTGGAGCGCGGCTGGATCAGCCGCGAGGCTGCCGCCCAGCGGACGCTAGCGACGCTGCGCTTCTTCTGGAATGCGCCGCAGGGGCCGGCTGCCCGCGGCGTGACCGGCTACAAGGGGTTCTTCTACCACTTTATCGATATGGAGCAGGGGCTGCGCTTCGGGGTGACCGAACTTTCTTCGGTCGACACCTGCCTCCTGCTTGGCGGCATCCTGTTCGCAGCCGAGTTTTTCAAGGGAACTGGCGCCGAGGAGCATGAAATCCGCGACCTCGCCAACAAGATCTACAATCGTGTGGACTGGCGCTGGATGCAGGCGCGCGGGTCGCTGGTCTCTATGGGGTGGCATCCGGAGAGCGGGTTCATCGCATCCGATTGGAAGGGCTATAACGAGGCGATGCTCGTCTACGTCCTCGGTATGGGGGCACCCGATCCGGCGCGCCGCTTGGGAACCGACGCCTGGCATGCCTGGACCGCCACCTATCCCCAAAGTTGGCGCGGCCAGGGGCAAGGAAGGCACCTGGCGTTTGGCCCCCACTTCGGACACCAATACAGCCACACGTGGATCGACTTCCGCGGTATTCGCGACGCCGTGATGCGCGCGGAGGGGTTCGACTATTTCGAGAACAGCCGGCGTGCCACCTATGCGCAGCGCGCGTACGCGATGCGCAACCCTGGGGGGTGGAAGGGCTATGCCGCCGATATCTGGGGTCTGACCGCCTGTGACGGGCCGCTGGGCGGCACGCACAAAGTGAATGGGAAGGCGCGCCAGTTTCGCACCTATTCGGCACGCGGACCGCAGGGCCTGCCCGACGAGTTCGACGACGGCACGCTGGCGCCCACCGCCGCGCTCGGCTCGATCGCCTTTGCGCCGGAGATCGTAGTACCTTGCGCCGAAGCGATGCATGCGCGCTATGGGCGTCGGCTTTATGAGAAATACGGTTTCTTCGACAGCTTTAACCCCACGCTGGCTGGGGCGGGCTTGCACGTCGAGAAGGGGATCGTCGATCCCGAGCTCGGCTGGTTCGACGACGAATATCTAGGTATCGACCAAGGTCCGATCCTGGCGATGATCGCCAATCATCAACGTGATTTCGTCTGGAAGCACATGCGCAATTCGCCCGCCATTCGTGACGGACTGCTGCGCGCCGGGTTCAGCGGCGGCTGGTTGGTTCGATAA
- a CDS encoding alpha/beta fold hydrolase yields MLIRIPARLGVFTLPFAFVAPPVSAQQPAASATAPSSLLIDRDGLEQAREIVADIQKIVTPAGIDETVIVTLGGARQVVNIRGADRANPVLLYIHGGPGSVEMPMAWSFQHPWEDFFTVVQWDQRGAGRSYPLNDPAAIAPTLSLERYRDDAIELIEQLRARLGQNKVFVLGHSFGSAVGLALAEKRPDLLHAYIGMGQIIDFRENERVGMQRTLEEAGKRHDTEADRAIRALAPYPNAGPFTIGKADGWRKWANRYGSLVGRRPDANFYFNSTKLSPLYTALDRESWSRGSAFTTTTLWPRLADVSFAEVRRLHVPVVLLLGRRDTTTPSGIAAAWLQQVSAPRRQLCWFEESGHLPMIEEPGRTFLALLSVRHFSDQASSQIVSPNCSDLPGKGG; encoded by the coding sequence TTGCTTATTCGCATTCCCGCTCGCCTCGGCGTATTCACCTTGCCGTTCGCCTTCGTTGCTCCGCCAGTCTCTGCACAGCAACCGGCGGCTTCCGCCACAGCGCCTTCATCCCTCCTGATAGATCGAGACGGGCTGGAACAGGCAAGAGAGATCGTCGCCGATATCCAAAAGATCGTCACCCCGGCGGGCATCGACGAGACCGTGATCGTTACCTTGGGAGGTGCACGACAGGTGGTGAATATCCGCGGAGCCGACCGTGCCAACCCTGTATTGCTCTACATTCATGGCGGCCCTGGGTCAGTGGAGATGCCGATGGCCTGGAGCTTCCAGCATCCGTGGGAAGATTTCTTCACCGTGGTGCAATGGGATCAGCGCGGCGCTGGCCGGTCCTATCCGCTGAACGATCCGGCCGCGATCGCGCCGACGTTGAGCCTCGAACGCTATAGGGACGACGCCATCGAGTTGATCGAGCAGCTCCGTGCACGCCTTGGGCAAAACAAGGTCTTCGTTCTTGGCCACAGCTTCGGATCGGCCGTTGGCTTGGCGCTCGCGGAAAAACGACCGGACTTGCTGCACGCCTATATCGGCATGGGGCAGATCATCGACTTTCGCGAAAACGAGCGCGTGGGCATGCAGCGCACGCTGGAGGAGGCGGGCAAGCGCCATGACACCGAGGCGGACCGCGCGATCCGGGCACTTGCACCGTATCCAAATGCCGGGCCATTCACGATTGGCAAAGCGGATGGCTGGCGTAAGTGGGCCAATCGTTACGGTTCGCTTGTCGGTCGCCGGCCCGATGCAAACTTTTACTTCAACTCCACCAAGCTCTCACCCCTCTACACCGCTCTGGATCGGGAAAGCTGGTCCCGCGGCAGCGCCTTCACCACAACCACATTATGGCCGAGATTGGCGGACGTGTCCTTCGCGGAGGTCCGTCGGTTGCATGTGCCAGTCGTCCTACTGCTAGGACGTCGCGACACGACGACGCCGTCCGGAATAGCGGCGGCTTGGCTTCAGCAGGTCTCAGCGCCGCGACGCCAACTCTGCTGGTTCGAAGAGTCAGGTCACCTCCCGATGATTGAAGAGCCTGGTCGGACGTTCTTGGCGTTGCTCTCCGTCCGGCACTTCTCTGACCAAGCTTCCTCGCAGATCGTCAGTCCGAATTGCTCAGACCTTCCGGGAAAGGGCGGCTAA